TTCGATGGTCGTCAACTCAGGGGCAAGTCCAGAATAGAAAAGAGCTCCTCACCTGTCATCTGGAGTTCTCGGGCGATTCGCATGTAACTGATGATGCCTGCATTCAATTTGCCTTTTTCGATTTTCCACAAATGCGTCCTGTGCAGGCCCGCTCGGGCCGCGAGTTCTTCCAGACCCAAGTCGCGCTGTTGCCGGAGCAGTCGGATCCGTGCTCCCAACGCTGCCAGGTGCTGTGCCTCGGAGTCATCGATCGTTTGTGCGCGGCGCTGACGAGGCATGAATGTAGGCTGTCGACTTCCCCCGACATGAGCGACTTCAAATCAGATGACATCTGATTTGATACTATCAAGGTATGTCCGACCGTCACCCGGCGCGCCACAGGTGACGTCCCCGCCTCGCCCTGACACCCGGCTCCTGTGCGTCATTCCAGAACGCCCCTACTCTCTCTGGCTGCACGCTGACGACGGCGTCGCCAGATTGATCGACTTTTACGACGACTTGCCACAGCGCGGCCGGCCACTGACCTGGAGCGAGTGGCGAGCGGTATCTGTTCACTGTGGTCGCCAACACCTCACGTGGCGCTCTGGACTGTCGTACAGCCTGCTCGATCTCCTGCGCGAAGAGGCCGCGTCCACCCTACTCGGTCACCGTCCGGTTCACCGACTGCCATGCCCCGCTGCCTTCTACCGTCCCCTGCGGCAGTGCTCACCTCACCCACCGGAAGACGCCCGTAGCGACCAACTCGTTGGCATGCTGCAGGAGTGGTACGGCCTCACCCCGGCAGCGTTGAACGAGCTGAATCAGCAGTACGCCGCTCCTCCACCGCTCCTGCACCTCCGATTGATGGATCTCGTCCTCGCTCTCAGCATGGCGTACCGAATGCCGATGACAGACATCCGCGGAATGCTGCGCTGGCACTGGCACAGTCGCCGGCGCGCTGCGTGGTGGCCCACGCCCATTCACGCGATTCTCGCTGGCGACCTGTCTCGGGTCGAATCCACGTTCCACCCACACCCGGCCTCCACGCTCTGGACGCCTTCACCCGCGGTTCAGTGACCTGGAGCGGCCTGGGCCTTGTTGCTGACGTCAGTGTCCCGTCACGCCCGCCCGGCCGCCCGTGAGCACATCCTGAGGCCCGCCCATGCTCATTGAACGCGGCCGAGATGACGGCCCAGGCTCCCCTGATCCGTGCCGGCATTTCGCCCCAGCACGACCACTCTGAACCTGAAACATGACGTCCGTGCGGTTCTCGACCCATCTGATCTAGGGCTGTGGCCCCACGTCCACCAAGTACTGCGCCTGCACCGTGAGGTAGCTGCCCGGCTTGTCCATACTGTCGAACGCGGCGGCCACATCCCGCAGCTTAAGCCCAGCCAGAACCGGTGATCCACGCTCCACGAACCGCTGGATCGTCTCCTCGAGAATGCCGTTGGCGTTCAGGTACGTCCACCACAGGGCAGCGAAGGACGGCGGCACGTGTCCCTGCCGCTTCAGGGCAGCCGCTACATACCCCAGCGTGAGGGCCGCCTCGCTCCGGCTGAACGCGCCCAAGCGGCCCAGCACGGGCAGGGTCTGGCCAATCCAGTCGCTTTGACGCAGCAGCCGCTCCATCCGGTGCGCAGCCGCCCGGGGCGGTGAACCGGGTTCGATCACCCTCATCACGCCGTCCAGGGTCTCGCGCCACGGCACCACGCTGGCCAGGGCCACGGACCGGCGCGTCAGGCGAGGAGACGGAACGTCCTGGACGTGATGAATGACCTGGCCAAACAGCTGCCACTCCAGGTGTGGAGTGGCGCTGGCCGCCACCGCGTGCAGGTAGAGCAGGGCCGGGTACACCCACAGCGCGAACGTTGATGGCGGCAACGTCATCATGTGCACAGACGCGTCCGTGAAGACGGCGTTCAGTTCCAGCAGGGCCTGCTCTGTTCGCGCCGTGGGCTCCGCGTCATGGATGAGGGCGCCGACCGCTTCGATCAATGGCCGCGTGTCCTGCTCCAGCCGTTCGACCAGGTCCCGAAGGGCGTCACGGTCCGCGTCATGCCAAGTAGGCTGGTCCACCAGCCGATCGGGATGAACGCGCTGGATGGCCTCCAGATGTTCGCCTCGTCGGTCCAGGAAGGTGCTCGCTTCCTGCCGGATCAGCCGGAGGAACGTGCGATCAGGCGTTTGGAAGGCAATGCGGGCATGCTCAGCAGCGCTGAGCAGCGCTGGATCCTGCGCTGCGGCCAGATCGGTGCGGAGTTGACCGATGCGCCCGTCCATCCGGAGCAGCTGTTCGTGCACCGGGCCAATCAGGGCCTTCAGCCGCTCCTGGAAGTGCTCTTCGAGTTGCTCGGCTGTCGGGCGGACACTGGCGCGGTCCCGCCGCACCCAGTACCCGTGGTTCTGGCTCCCAGTCACCACGTGCCAGCGGTCAGACGTCTGCGGCACGATGACAAGGTGGATCCGCCGGCCTTCCACGGTGTACCCCTTGACCTGGGGGGACATCAGCGGCGTGATTCCGTGCGCGGCCGCGCTTCCAAGCTGCCGCTGCCGCGCATCTTCGTTGAGCTCTGTCTCTTTCGGGATAAGACCACGGACATTGCCGTCGTCATCAATGCCGATGATGAGGTACCCATAGCCCCCGTAGGGACCGCCCGCAGTATTTGCCAGGGCGACGAGATCCTTAAGCAGTTCGTCAGTCCTGCCGTGAACCCCCTCCTTGAAGTCATGCCAGTCCCCTTCGGCTTTGGACGAAAGAATGGTCTGCAGGTGGAGGAAATGCGGGTCGGCGGCCAGGGTCATCCCACGTATTCTGCGCGGGAGTGCGCGCAGGACGCGCCCGACATCACGGCCGCCACCACGCCCTGGCGCGACCATCCACCGGCACTCCGTCTCTGGCCAGAGACCTGACCACGCACCACATGCCGTTCTACCCCCGTCGGGCGGAAGCCACAGGTGCGCGGCAGCCCAAGCATGGCTTTGCTACGGTCAACGGTATGACGCCGAAGGGGCTCCCAACCGGTGCAAAGAGGTTATGATCTCCGCGCAGCTCATCCGTGACGGCCACGACCCGGTGGTGCTGGACATGCCTGCCCTCCGGGCGAAGCGCACCCGAGCGGAAATTCAGGCGCAGCACTGGCAGTGCAAATTCTGCGGCAAGGACATGACCCCACGCATGGGCGCGATCCGGGCGTGGTACTTCGCGCACAAGCGGGAAGCGAGCGAGTGTCCCTTCGAGGCCGAGAGCGAGAAGGAAAGCCCCCAGCACAGGATCCTCAAGCGCACCGCCGCGGAAGCGCTCCGCCGGCACTTCGGCGATCAGGTCGCGTCACTGGAATACGAGGTGCGCTTTCCGAACATCAAACGCATCGCCGACGCGGTCATCACCCTCAAGGACAGCACCCGCGTCGCGGTCGAGGCGCAGCTCAGCCCCCTGACGCTCCACCAGCTGCAGGTCCGCACCGAGTCCTACCTGAGTGACGAGATCGAGGTCGTTTGGGTGTTCCTCGAGCAGCAGGGAGGCGGCCTGCGCGACAACGGCCTGTGGGACAAGTGCCGGGAATGGCTCCTCGACGAAGGCTACCTGGTGCTTACCGCCCGCGCGAGCACGGTGGAGACGGCGGTGCCCCTGCCCACCCTGCCCGAGTGAATGGACGACTGGTCCGTCGGTGGCGGGGAAGAGGCTCCGGACGGACGGGAGCTCTTCACGGCGTTCTACAGCACCGCGACGGTCGACCTGACAGCCAGGGAGCGGACCCTCCACTTCACGGAGGCCCGGACCGTCCACCCCGGGCCATTCCACGTCCTGTCGACCGTGCGTTTCACACAGCTTCAGGAACTGACCTCCGCTCGCCAGCACCTGCAGGAGATCCGGAGGCACCGGACGCAACTCGCGGTGGTCCGCGCTCGGCAGCGCCTCCACCTGTCAGCGCGGACACGCCACTACTCCTTCCGTCGCGAGGGCTGGCGGGTGCCCGGCGTAGTGAAGCTGGTCATTCGTCTGCTCCGCCGGTACGACGCGCTGACGCACGATGACCTCGAAGCCCTGCAACTGCGCTGGGGAATCCAGAGGGACGCAGCAGCGGGCCTCGATCTCAGACGGTACCCCCTCTTGTTCGTGGAGGCGCGGGCACAGACCTGGCGGCTTACGCCGTGGGTCGAGCGGGACGTGACCTTCCGCGTGCCGTCGGTGGAGTACGCCGTGGCAGCCACGCAGTTCTGGGTGATGCAGCGGCACCACCCCACCCCCCAGGAGGAATGGAACGACTGGGTGCGTGACCGGGTGGCCCTGCTCCTCCACCAGGCGGACGTGCCCCCATTCCTCGTTGAGAGTCCCTGGGCGGATGTTCAGCGGGAGACGGCGCTGGGCCGGAAATGGTACCGGATCGACGTGGAGCGGTTGCCGGAAGGGCAGTACTTCACGCTGGTGTCCGCGCACGGCAACCTGACCTACTCGGTCGAAGGCCGCGCATTCCTCATGGAGGGGGTCCACCAGGTGAGTGTGGTCACGCCCTGGGCAACCAGCCGTCTGAAGGAGGCGTTGTTGATGGGGGAGACGGGGATCGTCTGGCATGCCGCCGGGCTGGCGTTTCGCAAGGCCCTGGAGGATGGACAGTTCCTGCTCTGCCGGTAGGGCGAGCCCGCGTCAGGATCTGGAAACCAACGCCCCTTAGGGTGGAGCTGCCGTACGAAGTCAGCATGGTGATAGCGGGACAACCGGGCCACGTTTCCGGAGCGCACTCTCCTCGAGGCTCTCTGCGTCTGCTCCGGTTCCTGCACCTCCACGTTACCGAAGGTCAAGGCGGCAACTGGGGGCGTACCCTCCGTCGAGTTGCTCTTCGTACGCCTGAACGATGCCTGTGCTGTTTAGACCATGGCCCAGGAGAATTGCTGCCCCCAGCGGCACGGAGAAGAACAGGTGAATCTCACTGAAGTCATGTGCGTCGTGCGCGGCACGGATGGCACGGCGAGCACTGTTCATCAACGCGATGGCGTCCGCAGCGGTCCAGACGTCAATGGGAGGATCCGTCTGCTTGAGGACCAGGCGGGCGGCAAAGCGCATGCCGGTTTCTGCCTTGAAGGTCTCCACCTTCCGGTGCACGTCCCGCAGGGCGCTCAACTCCACGCAGAGGCCCGTCCCGCCTTCATCCAGCACTTCAAGCCCAAGCGGCGATTCCAGTATCGCCGCGCTGGGAGCGTCATTCGACGCCCACGCTGTATCACGCTGAATGATCGT
This is a stretch of genomic DNA from Deinococcus metalli. It encodes these proteins:
- a CDS encoding AlbA family DNA-binding domain-containing protein — protein: MTLAADPHFLHLQTILSSKAEGDWHDFKEGVHGRTDELLKDLVALANTAGGPYGGYGYLIIGIDDDGNVRGLIPKETELNEDARQRQLGSAAAHGITPLMSPQVKGYTVEGRRIHLVIVPQTSDRWHVVTGSQNHGYWVRRDRASVRPTAEQLEEHFQERLKALIGPVHEQLLRMDGRIGQLRTDLAAAQDPALLSAAEHARIAFQTPDRTFLRLIRQEASTFLDRRGEHLEAIQRVHPDRLVDQPTWHDADRDALRDLVERLEQDTRPLIEAVGALIHDAEPTARTEQALLELNAVFTDASVHMMTLPPSTFALWVYPALLYLHAVAASATPHLEWQLFGQVIHHVQDVPSPRLTRRSVALASVVPWRETLDGVMRVIEPGSPPRAAAHRMERLLRQSDWIGQTLPVLGRLGAFSRSEAALTLGYVAAALKRQGHVPPSFAALWWTYLNANGILEETIQRFVERGSPVLAGLKLRDVAAAFDSMDKPGSYLTVQAQYLVDVGPQP
- a CDS encoding competence protein CoiA — protein: MISAQLIRDGHDPVVLDMPALRAKRTRAEIQAQHWQCKFCGKDMTPRMGAIRAWYFAHKREASECPFEAESEKESPQHRILKRTAAEALRRHFGDQVASLEYEVRFPNIKRIADAVITLKDSTRVAVEAQLSPLTLHQLQVRTESYLSDEIEVVWVFLEQQGGGLRDNGLWDKCREWLLDEGYLVLTARASTVETAVPLPTLPE
- a CDS encoding helix-turn-helix domain-containing protein — its product is MPRQRRAQTIDDSEAQHLAALGARIRLLRQQRDLGLEELAARAGLHRTHLWKIEKGKLNAGIISYMRIARELQMTGEELFSILDLPLS